CTGCAGGGAAGAGATTTCGATGCAGCAAACAAAGCAGAAGATATGAATGTATTGATTAATGAGACTTTGGTGAAGGAAGTTGGCTGGGAAGATCCGGTTGGAAAGACTTTCCTTGATCCATTTATAAGAGATGGAGAAACAATGCTGCCGATTACGGTAGTTGGTGTATTGGAAGATTTTCATGTAAATGCTCTGAGAGATAAAATTGAACCAATGGTTATCTATTACAATCCTCCCAATCGCAATTATTTAAGTTTGCGATTAGAGGCAGGTAATGTTTTCAAAGTTATGGATATAGTAGAATCAGAATGGAAGGAAATGCATCCCGGCATGCCGTTTGATTATTTCTTCCTGGATGAGCACTTCGACAGGATTCATCGCACGGAACGAAATCTGGCTACTACCTTCATGTATTTCACTATCCTGGCAATTATGATAGCTTGTCTTGGTTTGTTCGGGCTGGCATCTTATGCTACAGATAGACGCATCAAGGAAATTGGGGTTAGAAAGGTTTTAGGTTCCACTGTTGGTCAGATTGTCTTGCTGTTATCCAAAGATTTCTCGAAACTGGTAATACTGGCGAATATTCTGGCCTGGCCGATTGCCTGGTATGCGATGAATAAATGGCTGCAGAATTTTGCTTATCCTGCCAAAATGGATATCTGGATATTCATTTTCTCAGGGGTCATTGCTTTCCTGATCGCTTTAATTACAGTAAGTTTCCGCACCGTAAAAGCAGCCAATTCTAATCCGGTGAAAGCACTTAAATATGAGTAAAACCTTGCGAAGGTTTTCGAACTTCTTGCTTGATCGAGCTTCGCAAGGTTAGGCATGAATGTTGAGAAAAGAGATTTGAGTGATAAACAAAAAACCTGCCAGTTTTTCACAACCTGGCAGGTTTGTTTTTTTTCTAATTTTATAATTAAATTACCACTGCCAGAACAAGCCAAACTGAAATAAATATTTCTCATAATAAGTATCCAGCTGCATAAAACCCAGCGAAGCAAACCAACCGAAATCATTCTTTATCCAGCGACGATGCTTTAAAGTGATCTCATTAGAATCGAGCTCTACTCTATAAAGATCATTCAAAAATGGATCATACAGGAGATATGCCTGAGAACCAAAATTGAAGATCAAATGTGTCCATTGCCAACCTTCCATTCCATAACCGACGCTGAACAACATTGTAGAAGATTCAATTTCTTCATCACTGTTTGCGTTGATACTGAGATTGTCATAAAACATTAGTTCAAAAACGAAACGTTTTATATGCAAAGCTAATCCATAGCGCCAGATAATGTCTTCATAAAAAGTATGATAATTTACATAAGCATAACCCAGAGTAGCGATCAGGTTTTTGTGTTTCAATAATTTCAGATTAAGATCCGCATCAAAGCGATATTCCGGAAGATAGTCACATTCTGTTCCAAAAGATGCAGAAAAATTGCTGTAAAGTCTGGAAGACCAGTCTTTGGTAACTCCACCAAAAAACAGAATACCCGAATGATCATAAGTGGGACCCACAATTAATCGGTTGTGGAACGTAGCTCCCAGGTGAAAATTAAAAGTGGAAGTTTCCTGACGAAAATAGGTTACATTAAAAGAATGCCAATCACCATAAGTATCGATCGGATCAAGATATTCATAAGTATAACTTGCTTCCAATCTATTTAGAAATACTTCTGAATGTAACGGTAATAGCAGACAGAAAATTACTGCAAAAATTAGATTTCTAGCTAAATTTCTCACCATTCAATTTTGGTCTTAAATACATGATTTGCATTATCAGGATAATTCTTCAGATAATTTTCCACTTCGGGGCTGGTTAAAAATTCCAATACTCTATCGGCAGTCTTACCATCTCCGAAAGGATTATCGATCTTCGTTAATGTCTTGTAAAAATCAATATCCTCATTCAATTTTGTGAATGTAGCCATTATTTTTTCAATATCAGTTCCCACCATAAATCCTAACCCGTATTCCACAACTTCTGGTCTTTCGGTGTCTTCTCGTAAAATGATCACAGGTTTATGCAGACTGACTACTTCTTCCTGAATTCCACCGGAATCTGTAAGAATAAGGTGTGCTTTATCAAGAAAGTATAGCATTGCTGGATATGATAAAGCTTCCACGAATTTCAGATTTTTTGGCCTGTCTTTAAGTTCATTGAATACGATTTCTCTCACGTTTGGATTTTTGTGCAGTACCCATATAAACAGAAGATTTTCATATTTTGCTGCTAATTGTTTTGCAGCACTACAGATTCTTTTTAAAGGTTGTCCGATGTTTTCTCTTCTATGTGATGTAATAACAACCAATTGGTTCGTTTCCAGCATTTCATCCAGATCATCATCGTGATTGTATTTATGAATTTCTGCCATTGCTGCTTCTTCATCAACTCGCTTTATAGCCATATTTGCAGCATCAACGATGGTGTTGCCCGAAACCACAATTCTATCCTCCGGAATACCTTCGTTAAGAAGATTTTGCTTGCTGGTTGTGGTTG
The Candidatus Cloacimonadota bacterium DNA segment above includes these coding regions:
- a CDS encoding YaiO family outer membrane beta-barrel protein, giving the protein MVRNLARNLIFAVIFCLLLPLHSEVFLNRLEASYTYEYLDPIDTYGDWHSFNVTYFRQETSTFNFHLGATFHNRLIVGPTYDHSGILFFGGVTKDWSSRLYSNFSASFGTECDYLPEYRFDADLNLKLLKHKNLIATLGYAYVNYHTFYEDIIWRYGLALHIKRFVFELMFYDNLSINANSDEEIESSTMLFSVGYGMEGWQWTHLIFNFGSQAYLLYDPFLNDLYRVELDSNEITLKHRRWIKNDFGWFASLGFMQLDTYYEKYLFQFGLFWQW
- the wecB gene encoding UDP-N-acetylglucosamine 2-epimerase (non-hydrolyzing); this translates as MKALVIFGTRPEIIKLAPVIFKLNEKMDVRVFHTRQHDELADDVIKFFKITPDFNERTMLNMTEERRSGRIGQIIRAINPDIIIVQGDTFTTYAAAFTAFLLRKPVLHLEAGLRTFRKYSPFPEEMFRRLVSNLSDFHFVPTTTSKQNLLNEGIPEDRIVVSGNTIVDAANMAIKRVDEEAAMAEIHKYNHDDDLDEMLETNQLVVITSHRRENIGQPLKRICSAAKQLAAKYENLLFIWVLHKNPNVREIVFNELKDRPKNLKFVEALSYPAMLYFLDKAHLILTDSGGIQEEVVSLHKPVIILREDTERPEVVEYGLGFMVGTDIEKIMATFTKLNEDIDFYKTLTKIDNPFGDGKTADRVLEFLTSPEVENYLKNYPDNANHVFKTKIEW